The Chelatococcus sp. HY11 genome includes a window with the following:
- a CDS encoding lysozyme inhibitor LprI family protein has translation MILPPVRAIGSPMKRFGPTTFAIACLAATSVFAGEEDTGANAFGLAPKLVATQSDKEVIESCIAGSAESPYACIGSVAVVCVKLTMPQGTRHEASCTERERMVWQTRLEASITEVNRSLPATARKRFATLQRAWQNYYKLKCDFISDDLPEDRSVTMQKGCELREIAARSIEVERYLKHQKKRQRS, from the coding sequence ATGATACTGCCTCCTGTCCGGGCTATAGGCTCCCCCATGAAGCGCTTCGGGCCGACCACATTCGCAATCGCCTGCCTCGCCGCCACCAGCGTTTTCGCGGGCGAGGAGGACACGGGCGCGAACGCCTTCGGGCTCGCCCCGAAGCTCGTCGCGACCCAGTCCGACAAGGAGGTCATCGAATCCTGCATCGCCGGCAGCGCCGAGTCGCCTTATGCCTGTATCGGCTCCGTCGCGGTGGTTTGCGTGAAGCTGACCATGCCGCAGGGAACCCGGCATGAGGCCTCCTGCACCGAGCGCGAGCGCATGGTCTGGCAGACGCGGCTGGAGGCTTCGATCACGGAGGTCAACCGCTCCCTGCCGGCCACCGCGCGGAAGCGCTTCGCCACGCTGCAACGCGCCTGGCAGAACTACTATAAGCTGAAGTGCGACTTCATAAGCGACGATCTCCCCGAGGACCGCTCGGTGACCATGCAAAAGGGATGCGAGCTACGCGAGATCGCGGCCCGCTCGATCGAGGTCGAGCGTTATCTCAAGCACCAGAAAAAGAGGCAGCGCAGTTGA
- a CDS encoding aldo/keto reductase — protein sequence MATVAYPTVPANGANMPVLGLGTWQSRNDEAAAAVEAALQNGYRHLDTAIAYDNEEAVGEGLRSAGVPREGIFITSKVPPEQIGSGALERAAEASLKRLKLDYLDLILIHWPNPSIPLKESMRALNAAKREGLVRHIGVSNFPVALIEEAVHHSAEPLATNQCEYHPRLDQSAVLAACRRHGIAFTSYAPLGRTKILSDPVIAAIAERTERTPAQVVLRWHIQQPDVVAIPKSQSPDRIVENSRIFDFALDDDDMAAISALARPDGRQINPSWGPQWDGPK from the coding sequence ATGGCCACTGTCGCCTATCCCACCGTTCCCGCCAATGGAGCCAACATGCCCGTCCTCGGGCTCGGCACCTGGCAGTCCCGCAATGACGAGGCCGCAGCGGCGGTCGAGGCAGCACTCCAGAACGGCTACCGGCACCTCGACACGGCGATCGCCTATGACAACGAGGAGGCGGTCGGCGAGGGCCTGCGTTCCGCCGGCGTGCCGCGTGAGGGCATCTTCATTACCTCGAAGGTGCCGCCCGAACAGATCGGTTCCGGGGCTTTGGAGCGCGCGGCCGAGGCAAGCCTCAAGCGGCTGAAGCTCGACTATCTCGACCTCATCCTGATTCACTGGCCGAACCCATCCATTCCGCTCAAGGAATCGATGCGCGCGCTGAACGCGGCGAAGCGGGAAGGCCTTGTGCGCCATATCGGGGTGTCCAATTTCCCCGTCGCGCTGATCGAGGAAGCTGTTCACCACAGCGCGGAGCCGCTCGCCACCAACCAGTGCGAGTATCATCCGCGTCTGGACCAGAGCGCGGTTCTCGCGGCCTGTCGGCGCCATGGCATAGCCTTCACGTCCTACGCGCCTCTCGGCCGGACGAAGATCCTCTCGGATCCGGTGATCGCGGCGATCGCCGAGCGGACCGAGCGCACCCCGGCACAGGTCGTGCTCCGCTGGCATATCCAGCAACCGGATGTAGTCGCGATCCCGAAATCGCAGTCTCCGGATCGAATCGTGGAGAACAGCCGCATCTTCGATTTCGCGCTCGACGACGACGACATGGCGGCGATCTCGGCCCTGGCACGACCCGATGGACGGCAGATCAATCCGAGCTGGGGTCCGCAATGGGACGGCCCGAAATAG
- a CDS encoding YdcF family protein: MNGWFFQSDALMFFYASKIIWFLTAPSTLMMATVCLGALLLFTRFFKMGRSLVVLGALGFLVFGSSPVPRLMIRELERQFPPMTPAMTAETAAARPVDGIIVLGGALDYRRGQMRLTDAGARVSAALALAHQHPEARVVFTGGHDAILLRSPVSEAEMARGLFQSASLPDSRVIYEGQSRNTRENAIFTAKLVTPQPGERWLLVTSAFHMPRAMGTFRAAGFDVEPYPVDFRADDSIDDIRPFRMVSEGLRLTDLTVREAMGLIAYRLNGYTDALLPSPTNGGKAAPLNRAAAAPAGRHP, from the coding sequence ATGAACGGCTGGTTCTTTCAGTCGGACGCGCTCATGTTCTTTTACGCCTCGAAAATCATCTGGTTCCTGACGGCGCCATCAACGTTGATGATGGCCACCGTGTGCCTGGGCGCCTTGCTCCTCTTCACACGATTCTTCAAGATGGGCCGGTCCCTTGTCGTGCTCGGCGCGCTCGGCTTTCTCGTGTTCGGGTCGAGTCCCGTGCCGCGCCTGATGATCCGGGAGCTTGAGCGCCAGTTCCCGCCCATGACGCCCGCCATGACCGCGGAGACAGCCGCCGCCCGGCCGGTGGACGGCATCATCGTGCTCGGCGGCGCGCTCGATTACCGGCGCGGCCAGATGCGGCTGACCGACGCGGGCGCACGCGTATCGGCCGCGCTGGCGCTCGCCCACCAGCATCCCGAGGCGCGCGTCGTCTTCACCGGGGGGCATGACGCCATCCTTCTGCGCTCCCCCGTATCGGAGGCTGAGATGGCGCGCGGCCTCTTCCAGTCCGCGTCGCTTCCGGACAGCCGCGTGATCTATGAGGGCCAGTCCCGCAACACGCGCGAAAACGCCATCTTCACGGCGAAGCTGGTGACGCCGCAGCCCGGCGAGCGCTGGTTGCTCGTCACATCGGCCTTCCATATGCCACGCGCCATGGGCACGTTCCGCGCCGCCGGCTTCGATGTGGAGCCCTACCCAGTCGATTTCCGCGCTGACGACAGCATCGACGATATCAGGCCCTTCCGCATGGTCTCCGAGGGGCTGCGCCTCACCGACCTCACCGTGCGCGAGGCCATGGGGCTGATCGCCTATCGCCTCAACGGCTATACGGACGCCCTCCTGCCCTCGCCCACCAATGGCGGGAAAGCCGCGCCGCTCAATCGAGCCGCGGCGGCCCCAGCCGGTAGACACCCTTGA